GGCACTCGGGGTGAAAGTGACCGGAACGGTGTGCACGAATTCCAGAAAGTGAAGCGTCATCGTAGCGGTCGTAGCCCGTGATCCGTCCCCGTATCATGCCGAGATGCAATCGGTTCAATCGGTCAGCGGGCAGATATCAGTTCTCTCTGCTTCCAGCGTCCAGAGCCACTTTACCCATTTGATGTGGTCGGGATTTGTCTCGTTTTGAAATGAACACGTTAGCAAATGTGAAATAATAGCCTGGAGTGGAATCATATTTCTAACGCAGTGAAGCGCTAGAATTGGTTCGGTGTTGGatttcaaccttttttttctagccgTGGTTCCTTTTTGAGTGATACTTAACGCATTGTACAAGAGCTGTGAATTAGTGGCAATGTATTCATCGCACCTAGAGTTGAGTCACAACAACTAAACCTGCGCAGTTCGATCAGTTATTTTTAAGTGAATGAACGAGGTCCCCtggattatttatttgtttgtacacTTACTAACTTATCCGGCGCAGCAACCGTTTCGCGGTCTCGGCCTGCTCTAgacctctaaaccgctcacagTCGAGTGTCTTCATCTGCCAATCTATTACAACGGCCTTTCTGTGAacacatcaacgccatcactctaactcaatttgggcctacaaCGCCTCccctgtccatgtggacgacctaaaacgACTTTatgggctgggtcgtccggtgtaattctcatgacgtgaccagcccaccggagcctggcgagtctaatccgctgtaagACAGTAAGTTCGTCGTACGGCTCATAGAGATCGTCATTGTAggggctcctccattgtccttccacacatacggggccaaaagtCCTTCTGAGCATTTTCCTCTCGAAAGCTGCTAAGAgagtttcgtcagttttagaCAAAGTcaatgtctcagaggcgtatgtgagtactggcgCTACATAGGTTCTATacagtcccagcttcgttagTCGAATCTATATATACAGGTCGGGTGAATTGCAATGAGCAGGTTGGATAACGCACGTTGAGCGGCTTGTAACGCAGGTTAAACTGCCCGTAATGCAGGTTGAACGACATATAACGCAGGTCCAACGGCAGATTGAGCGAACTACCTGGCGAATGCAGGAATATTTAGCGACCGACCGAGAACAGTAGGTTAAGATATATCTATAAGAAGGAGATAAAGTGTGagagacacatttttttatgagagacaaaagaacgaaagatcCGTAGCGCTCGTACAGTTCTTCCGTTCAGTTCAAAGAACGAACCGGTTCCCTTAAGTGCatacaaaattaatgatttacCCAAACCTAAGCCCATCaataattacatttaaatcaattaaattccACGATGGTCTTTGAGTTCTTTGATTCGAATTCCTGTTAATGATTTTGTTCTCTTCTGCATAATTACAGACCACAACCCACCCCCAAGGTTTTGATTCAATTTGCCTCATCAACACAATCATCTCAACACGGCTCCAGCCATGTGGAGCACGGGCAGGGGTCCTAACCAGAAATGGGCCCATCGAATGATTCTGATTGCGCTGTGCTACCTGGTAAGTATCAGTAATAAGTCGGTAACATAACTACTCGTAAGCGTAAGCTGTCAGTGTACACAGCGCTGATATGGTCCTCGTCAGTAGTTTGCTACCATTAAGCAATCTGAAGCATCGGAAATGATTGGCTGCATATTCTGGATGCTGCTGGTTTATACACAGTTGTGAGCACAATTCATGCTAATTTGATTTTCTCATCCATACTGCATAACCTCAAATTACATAGAATTGTGTTAATGCGTTCGTTACCCGCCTCTTCTACTTCAAACACACCTGCTGGAAGGTTAATACTTCGACTTCTTCGATTCCACCGCAATATGACGTTCGTGTCCAGCAGTGCCAGCGCTGGTacaatgaagaaataaattaaaattccgACATCCCGATAATGATATGTGTGggggctctttttttttcgaatgcaCGCCTTAcccagttaaaaaaaagactccTCAACCTGTTCTTCTCCGCCAGGCACGCACTCACTCGCGCTTCTGCCGCTGTCTCACACACTTTGTTTCACCTTTCTCGTGTGACCGCAGCGAAAGAAGGTGAAGGAATCTAGAAAGCAACACCGCTGACCACCATCGCCGGCGTTCGGTAGCCGTTGTAGCATCAAGCggattaaaaaacaataataagaGGCAACAGTCGATCGAAAACGCGTCTAGAAAATACGACCCAACCCAATGAAGGGGAGttaagtgtgtgtgcgtgcgtgcatgcATGGAGAGGAGATGCGGCGATGTGTGTGCGCTGGTGGAAACGAAGCAATCGAATATCCCATtagtaatgaaaaatgaaagtatAATTAAAACGGCGGCCTACAATAAATTTCCGTGCCCCGGCGATGCATCCGCGTCGGTGTCAATCTCGGAAGAACCTTTTGAAGACGGGCGGGCCCCGCTCGCCACTGGCACGCACGGATGTGGCGATGGGCTGTTGGGATGTTACCAATAACTTAACGCACGGCACCGGGCCAGAATCAGACCGAGGAAAGCAAACCATCCACTTGCTAATGACAGCAGCTCAACCTACTTTTCTGCAcatggggggttttttttttcgggttctTCGCTGTTCCGCGGTGCGGAGCGGTTTTAGGAAGTGTACCCAGTAATTTGGTCCAGGTTCGGCATCACTTTACGATCCGTCATCTTGTCACGAATGCGATGCCGCTCTCGTTCATTCGGCAAACGATCCAGTTACGCAGCTATATGGTTATGTTTGTCActtggttccttttttttcaccatctCTACTATTTAGCTTACCTGCCGACCAGCAGCACAACAACGCATACGACGGCAAACTTTGAGATACTTCTTTTCAAAAATATGGCCGACCCCAAACCGGCTGCTACCCAACGTGTCACACTGCATCGGAATTTTTCGACCGGTTGGTAAACGCCATGTCCGGTTTTATTCTAGCGGGAAAACTAGTTTTCACCTGGCATACATTCGGCTAACCTTCGCCCAAGGAAGTAAATGAAAAGGGTACTCTTCTTAGGAAGGGTTatttctgcttttgttttgccagctagagtttgttttgtgttgtggttttCGTTGTGTTAATCTACATTTGCTATCTTGGTGACTAGCTCACCAACTAGCTCACCAAACTCTTCACCAAATGAACCTTGGTAACTAGTCCCACATAGGAGTGGATTGTTCGATGCGCATTGAACTTACTATTTGTCTAATAACAGACATGTCCAAGATACCTCACACCTATACGGCAGAATAAACCCAATTGAGGTGACCTATAGTACCAGCTTCGAACGTCgcaacaggtgttttgagtggcgAAATGTCCTTCAACCGCATACCCAAATACTAATGGTGACGAGTTGTTGAATCGAATTACTAATAGTGGTGCTCTCTTTATATTCACCTAATAGATCCAATTAGCTGCACCGACCAACGAAATATGGCCAGTAGAACGTCCCGATGGTATGCCCTCGATAACAGCACTGGAGGTGATGTGCGGCAAGGATCACATGGACGTTCATCTATCGTTTTCGGCACCCTTCGAAGGGATCGTCAGTTCGAAAGGTAAGTAAGCTGTGCAGGTGCGAACGTGTTTCGTGTTGCCCGTACGCTAATCTGCGTTATTTATTCCCGACCATTGCAGGCCAACATAGCGATCCCAGATGCATTTATGTGCCCCCGTCGACGGGGAAGACGTTCTTTACCTTCCGCATTTCTTACTCGCGCTGCGGCACCAAACCGGACCTAAACGGTCAGTTCTACGAAAACACAGTCGTCGTGCAGTACGATAAGGATCTGCTGGAGGTGTGGGACGAGGCGAAACGGTTGCGTTGCGAGTGGTTCAACGATTACGAGAAGACCGCATCCAAGCCGCCGATGGTAATTGCTGATCTGGATGTGATTCAGCTCGACTTCCgaggttagttttttttatctccccGTTAAGCTGTTACCAGACTACTACTGGGTGTCACTACTAcggattcatgaatcggaatgaatctttgagctGAATGAAGAACTCAGACGCTCAATTCTGTTCCAGAATATTCATGAACCCTCAAAGAATCATGAATTACCGCAGATTCACGAATCCctcaagattcatgaatcctagTAGATTCACGAGTTCtcacagattcatgaatccgcATAGATTCAGATCTTCTCAAAGATTGCTGAATCGCTATGAACGCATGATTTAATGCATATTATATGTTTTTACtttaatgaattttgaatGAATTGAGGGCCCATTTATCTTTGAGAATTTTAGAGAGTCTTTGAGGCGAGTATTTTGAGAGTGAACTCTTGATATGattgatgaatgaatgaatcattcGATTTTAAAAGATTCGTTAGACATAACACTATACCAGACCGATACTGAAATGCTTCGTTACTCCTGTTCCAGGTGACAATGTGGACTGTTGGATGGAGATACAGCAGGGTAAAGGACCGTGGGCACCGGCAGTGAGTGGTATCGTACCGCTGGGGTCGACCATGACGCTGGTGGTAGCGATAAACGATTTCCGCGGTGAGTTTGACATGCGCGTCAAGTCCTGCGTCGCATCGGACGGCGCCGGGCACGTGATAAAGCTGTCGGACGAGTACGGTTGCGTGCTGCGGCCGAAGATGATCTCGCGCTTTTTGAAGGCCCGCGCCCCGGACGATAAAGCGTCGGTCATTACGTACGCGTTCTTCCATGCCTTCAAGTTCCCGGACGCACTCAGCGTACACATCAAGTGTAAGGTGGAAATTTGCCGACACGGTTGTCTGGATCATTGCCAGCACAGTGGTGCGCCGGTTGGTGTTGGCACACCGAGCGTGCCCGGTGGTCCGAAACAGCACGATCTCCTTGAgcggaaggatacgctggtgAATCAGAACAGCAACGACATACTGGCCGGTGATTCGGCGGAGGATCTGGACTCGGGCATGAACGGGCAGGATGTGTACTATGACGACATTATTCACACGGAGAAACATCTCAACCAGTACAAGAAACCCATGCCGAATCAGCCACTGAAGAAGAAGGACAGCTACCTCCAGTATCACCATCACAGCCGTGAACCGATGGACGATATCGAATCCCTGTTCCTGAGTGACCATTCAGCACTGTCCGCCGATGTGATGAAGAAGCAATCGCAGGGTCCACCGGGACCACCGGTTGGTATGCCGGGCATGCCGGGTATGGGCATGGGTCCGGGCAAGTATCCGCCCCAACCGTTGCAGCAGATGGGCCAGAAGCCGATGCCCGGTCCCGGTACGCCGATGGATGACGATAAGTTCCCGCACGGACCGCGCCAGATGGATGCGGAGAAGCGGATGGGTTTGCCGGCCGTGGCCGGTCCGCGTGCCCTCAACCTGGACGCGGAGGACGTCCAGAACCAGAGTTACAATCAGGCGGGCGGGCGAGTGCGTCAACGGCGCTCGGTGCGCGTCACCGACCGGAAGGCCCGTTCCGCAGACATTGGCGTGAGTGGCATCTACGAGGTCATCTCCGAGGCGGATCTAGCGTTCAATCCGGACAGCAAACAGGAGGCGGTAACCGTATTCCAGGGCAAAATTACCGAAGAGGTGGTGTACGGCATCTGTATGCCGGTGCCCGGTTTTAGCATCCTTTTCATTCTGGTCATATCGGCGACCATCATTTCCGCCCTGATCGCCGGTTCGCTGCTGTACAGATATCAGCTGCAGAAGGAAATGATTGCGAACCGAACGCAGAGCCACAGCGCGCCAATGAACTCGATCGCCACGTGGATGACGTTACGTCTCTTCCGGTCCCGGCACAATGGGTCGgtcgtcggtggtggtggtggtgcggcaGTACGTCCGATGGACCTGAACGCCAGCAACCAGTAGGTGAGGGCAGTAACTGTGCGGTGGgagtacacacaaacactcacataacacatacacatgcagACACATTCCTAAGTCTCtctatgcaaaacaaaagcagtaAGATCTTATTGAAAGTTCAGTGTAAGGTTTAATTGTTTCGCTTCTTCGCGTACAATACGCGAACGAATTAATAATGCCGATCGTAGTCGATCGAATTAGTATCTCTTTCCTCATATTATCGACTTCCACATCTACACACGCTTTAattcatacatacatacatttcacacacacacgctccttTCATTTTTCTCATCTTCTCGGGTGtattgcaatatttattaatcaataatttactgttcgagaagaagaaaaccatTGACCGTTCGGGAGGGCGTTTGTTTGATAGGGATAGTGCGGAAGAACGTATTAGCATATATCGTTACAAGCTGCAGTGCCTTCCTGTCCATGCAGCCTGCTTTGTTATAAGGTCTGGGGTGGTAGTTAAATTACTtttggtgtgcgtgttttttgtttctccagTATCTCCAGAATGCATGTTTCACCGTTCCATGATGCTGAACATTATTGCCGGTGAATAACGTAATATTTAATCAAAAGCGATTACTACTGTCGGACTATTCGCTAAAAGTTATTCTACACTATATAGTTATCATGCGGGTTCCGCATGCgtgggaaaaaaacccccgaagCGTAACCGTCTTGTGACACTAACAAAGATTAAACTAAAAATCCGTTTtagagtttatttatttaatctaAACCGCGTagggaaaagaaggaaaaaaaaaactgtaagtAAGCGCTTTTCGACAAAACCGAAAGACGCCTAGCGAGCCAAGGAAGCGAGGAGGCGGAAGTCGTCACCGGTACGGTGGTTCCTGCTATCCGTCAGTGGCGATGACCCCCAGCAAGGAGTAGACTGACAACTGAATCTTGGTAATTAGGGACggtgtttttttgcgtttaGTCCACGATCCATTTAGCCGGATCACGTAGAAACAGTATCTGTAGACGTTGGTAGATGTAAATTGCGAATAATGTCAGCAAACGAAATTATGCTCAATttagtatttgtttgtttataggGCACGTATGCGAATGTACGTGTAGAAATTGcaggtatttatttattgcgaATTGCTCCGCTAGTTGATACTCCTCCGTGCAATGTTTATACCTGTTGACTTGATATTTGACGAAGCATGTATATCGAAATGATTGTATATGCTTGACGCTTAGTGTACCGTTCGATTATCAACTGgtggaacaaataaaacacactatTATTTACATGCCGTTTTTAGTGTTGTATTTACATAAACCCTGACAAATTGTCAGCTTCACACTTTGTTTCAAACACATACAGAACATCAAGAGAGGCAGATATCacggaataaataaatctctATTGTAAAGAAATATTAGTTGTGACCTCATAACCTtgattacttact
This sequence is a window from Anopheles marshallii chromosome X, idAnoMarsDA_429_01, whole genome shotgun sequence. Protein-coding genes within it:
- the LOC128709986 gene encoding uncharacterized protein LOC128709986 gives rise to the protein MWSTGRGPNQKWAHRMILIALCYLIQLAAPTNEIWPVERPDGMPSITALEVMCGKDHMDVHLSFSAPFEGIVSSKGQHSDPRCIYVPPSTGKTFFTFRISYSRCGTKPDLNGQFYENTVVVQYDKDLLEVWDEAKRLRCEWFNDYEKTASKPPMVIADLDVIQLDFRGDNVDCWMEIQQGKGPWAPAVSGIVPLGSTMTLVVAINDFRGEFDMRVKSCVASDGAGHVIKLSDEYGCVLRPKMISRFLKARAPDDKASVITYAFFHAFKFPDALSVHIKCKVEICRHGCLDHCQHSGAPVGVGTPSVPGGPKQHDLLERKDTLVNQNSNDILAGDSAEDLDSGMNGQDVYYDDIIHTEKHLNQYKKPMPNQPLKKKDSYLQYHHHSREPMDDIESLFLSDHSALSADVMKKQSQGPPGPPVGMPGMPGMGMGPGKYPPQPLQQMGQKPMPGPGTPMDDDKFPHGPRQMDAEKRMGLPAVAGPRALNLDAEDVQNQSYNQAGGRVRQRRSVRVTDRKARSADIGVSGIYEVISEADLAFNPDSKQEAVTVFQGKITEEVVYGICMPVPGFSILFILVISATIISALIAGSLLYRYQLQKEMIANRTQSHSAPMNSIATWMTLRLFRSRHNGSVVGGGGGAAVRPMDLNASNQ